From a single Calderihabitans maritimus genomic region:
- the spoIIIAF gene encoding stage III sporulation protein AF yields MDILRDLVRNLAVIVLLAGFAEMLLPNSDMRRYVKLVMGLFVLITVLNPVVTLLEKQQLNFEVSAWQYSVGNEALDTILRKSEELKSTNAREALEEYRRRVERQIQALVELIPGVEKVEARVEVEENRDLVTFGSLRAVYLTVETPTAGGEREVQESKESGMVRKIPPVKIEIGKKTRDEKEISSHQRLEAEIISTVANFYGLRPEQVKVTIKIS; encoded by the coding sequence GAAATCTGGCGGTCATCGTATTACTGGCCGGTTTTGCCGAAATGCTTTTGCCCAATAGTGACATGAGGCGTTACGTTAAACTGGTGATGGGGCTTTTTGTTCTGATTACCGTTTTGAATCCTGTGGTGACGCTGCTGGAGAAACAACAGCTCAACTTTGAAGTAAGCGCCTGGCAATATTCTGTGGGTAATGAAGCTTTAGATACCATTTTGCGCAAGAGCGAAGAATTAAAATCCACTAATGCACGGGAAGCATTAGAGGAATACCGTCGCCGGGTGGAGAGACAGATACAGGCTCTGGTAGAGTTGATTCCCGGAGTAGAAAAGGTAGAAGCTCGCGTGGAAGTAGAGGAAAACCGGGATTTGGTCACCTTTGGCAGCCTGCGTGCGGTCTACCTGACGGTGGAAACTCCGACTGCGGGAGGTGAAAGGGAAGTCCAAGAGTCAAAAGAATCCGGAATGGTTCGAAAAATACCTCCGGTCAAGATAGAGATAGGTAAGAAGACAAGAGATGAAAAAGAGATTTCCAGTCACCAGCGACTGGAGGCAGAAATTATCAGCACAGTTGCCAATTTTTATGGTCTTCGACCGGAACAGGTGAAAGTAACCATTAAGATTTCTTAA